The Leifsonia williamsii genome includes a region encoding these proteins:
- a CDS encoding UDP-N-acetylmuramate dehydrogenase yields the protein MTSGTPALSTLTTMRVGGAPERFVQPADRAELVRTALDVWASGDDWLLLGGGSNTVAADDGFDGTVIRIATRGVERLEAPAGRIRLRVQAGEPWDELVAATVANGWAGIEALSGIPGSTGAAPVQNIGAYGQELESALVGIEFLDEVTGDVRFLTRKELGLGYRTSALKRGMRGIVLSVDLDLADNTVPGGIGAPLSEPVGYAQLANALGVPIGSRVPIAELRRAVLALRGSKGMVLDADDPDSVSAGSFFTNPIVSEGFARTLPADAPRWPVTPPEPETVIALPPGGVHPMDVPSLARGPYEVKLSAAWLIEHAGIRRGFALPGSGAAISSKHTLAIVNRGTGTGADVAQLASFIQARVQAEFGVLLYPEPVLVGLSL from the coding sequence GTGACCTCCGGCACCCCCGCGCTCTCGACGTTGACGACCATGCGCGTCGGCGGCGCCCCCGAGCGGTTCGTGCAGCCCGCCGACCGCGCCGAGCTCGTCAGGACGGCGCTCGACGTCTGGGCGTCGGGCGATGACTGGCTGCTCCTCGGCGGCGGCTCGAACACCGTCGCCGCTGACGACGGCTTCGACGGCACGGTCATCCGCATCGCGACCCGCGGTGTGGAGCGGCTGGAGGCGCCTGCGGGTCGCATCCGGCTGCGCGTGCAGGCGGGGGAGCCGTGGGACGAGCTCGTCGCCGCGACGGTCGCCAACGGCTGGGCCGGGATCGAGGCCCTGTCCGGCATCCCCGGCTCCACCGGCGCCGCCCCGGTGCAGAACATCGGCGCGTACGGCCAGGAGCTGGAGTCGGCGCTGGTGGGCATCGAGTTCCTCGACGAGGTCACCGGCGACGTCCGGTTCCTCACCCGCAAGGAGCTCGGCCTCGGCTACCGCACCTCGGCGCTGAAGCGCGGGATGCGCGGCATCGTGCTCTCCGTCGACCTGGATCTCGCGGACAACACCGTCCCCGGTGGCATCGGCGCACCCCTGAGCGAGCCGGTCGGCTACGCCCAGCTCGCGAACGCCCTCGGCGTCCCGATCGGCTCCCGCGTCCCCATCGCCGAGCTGCGCCGCGCCGTCCTCGCCCTCCGCGGGTCGAAGGGCATGGTCCTGGACGCGGACGACCCCGACTCGGTGAGCGCGGGCAGCTTCTTCACGAACCCGATCGTCTCGGAGGGCTTCGCCAGGACGCTCCCCGCCGACGCGCCGCGCTGGCCGGTCACTCCACCGGAGCCGGAGACCGTGATCGCCCTCCCGCCCGGCGGCGTGCACCCGATGGACGTGCCCTCGCTGGCACGTGGCCCCTACGAGGTGAAACTCTCGGCCGCGTGGCTCATCGAGCACGCGGGCATCCGCCGCGGCTTCGCCCTCCCGGGGTCGGGAGCCGCCATCTCGTCGAAGCACACCCTCGCCATCGTGAACCGCGGCACCGGCACGGGCGCCGACGTCGCCCAGCTCGCCTCCTTCATCCAGGCCAGGGTGCAGGCCGAGTTCGGAGTGCTGCTCTACCCGGAGCCGGTGCTGGTCGGGCTCTCGCTGTAG
- the nusG gene encoding transcription termination/antitermination protein NusG — MSETNRDDVDWAPAAEQSSEDDEAQTGNVLASEDEASDAAEHEALHVVADDGTEVDLDAVLDAMAEAVDPEADRAVDEALEVDSDDEAEAAAEAVEDEDEEATADPYEAFRTELRSKIGKWYVIHSYAGFERRVKSNIENRMVSMNMEDYIYEVQVPMEDVVEIKNGQRKMVNRVRIPGYVLVRMDLNEDSWSVVRHTPGVTGFVGNAHNPTPLRFEEAFQMLKSLVQVDAAPAKGAAKGQKAAARVIPAEVDFEIGETITIKEGSFAGLPGSISEIKPESGKLTVLVSLFERETPVELSFDQVTKL, encoded by the coding sequence GTGTCTGAGACCAATCGCGACGACGTGGACTGGGCCCCCGCTGCCGAGCAGTCCTCCGAAGACGACGAGGCGCAGACCGGCAACGTTCTCGCGAGCGAGGACGAGGCGTCCGACGCCGCCGAGCACGAGGCGCTGCACGTCGTCGCCGACGACGGCACCGAGGTCGACCTCGACGCCGTGCTCGACGCGATGGCCGAGGCCGTCGACCCCGAGGCCGACCGCGCCGTCGACGAGGCCCTCGAGGTCGACAGCGACGACGAGGCCGAGGCGGCCGCGGAGGCCGTCGAGGACGAGGACGAGGAGGCCACGGCCGACCCGTACGAGGCGTTCCGCACCGAGCTCCGCTCCAAGATCGGCAAGTGGTACGTCATCCACTCGTACGCCGGCTTCGAGCGCCGCGTGAAGTCCAACATCGAGAACCGCATGGTCTCGATGAACATGGAGGACTACATCTACGAGGTGCAGGTCCCCATGGAGGACGTGGTCGAGATCAAGAACGGCCAGCGCAAGATGGTCAACCGCGTGCGCATCCCCGGCTACGTGCTGGTGCGCATGGACCTCAACGAGGACAGCTGGTCGGTCGTCCGCCACACGCCGGGTGTCACCGGGTTCGTCGGCAACGCGCACAACCCGACGCCGCTGCGCTTCGAAGAGGCCTTCCAGATGCTGAAGAGCCTCGTCCAGGTCGACGCCGCTCCGGCCAAGGGCGCCGCCAAGGGTCAGAAGGCCGCCGCGCGCGTCATCCCCGCCGAGGTCGACTTCGAGATCGGCGAGACCATCACCATCAAGGAGGGCTCGTTCGCGGGCCTCCCCGGGTCGATCAGCGAGATCAAGCCGGAGAGCGGCAAGCTCACCGTGCTCGTGTCGCTGTTCGAGCGCGAGACGCCGGTCGAGCTCAGCTTCGACCAGGTCACGAAGCTCTAG
- a CDS encoding PspC domain-containing protein — protein MSHHGSTPPPPPHGGSGASGASGASSSPYGGPYGGPYGGPQTGLSGRGARFFDWMRGLGVVRADGWIGGVCAGVAYRLGIDPLIVRGIVVVAAVLGAPMLLLYAIAWALLPDRDGRIHLQRLFEGDVQPPIVGIGVLLVLSLLPWSSGVWWFGGPFWGDPGWGEIVGRVVWTLVVIGAAVALIVVAARSGGVRDAGVAGRGSAGTGGVPGAGVPGSGGDGGSAAAATGGAAFTGSAPATGGSGAGASEASASSGAAATTVPLNDDAATGSTIPLPSASAADATATAETVPLPSDAAERPTLDIAAEPSAPPAPGVGATASDVADWQARQEQWKREHAQWKQRLDADMRAVKAQRAAELRSQAAQASAESAARRQAYRAANPRVGAGIGWLTIGLALIAGALTSALWTTVTGLSGYSITAALAAATLVIGLVVLIAGLARRRSGFLITLGIILAVLTGVSAFAPNGARVAFDPSAVTPADSNGWTLQLDDLRLHLEGNDR, from the coding sequence ATGTCACATCACGGCTCGACTCCTCCGCCTCCGCCGCATGGCGGCTCCGGTGCGTCCGGTGCGTCCGGCGCCTCGTCCTCGCCGTACGGGGGTCCGTACGGCGGCCCTTACGGCGGCCCGCAGACCGGGCTCTCCGGTCGCGGCGCCCGCTTCTTCGACTGGATGCGCGGCCTCGGCGTCGTCCGGGCCGACGGCTGGATCGGCGGCGTCTGCGCCGGCGTCGCCTACCGCCTCGGCATCGACCCGCTGATCGTGCGCGGCATCGTCGTCGTCGCCGCCGTGCTCGGCGCGCCGATGCTGCTGCTCTACGCGATCGCCTGGGCGCTCCTGCCGGACCGCGACGGCCGCATCCACCTGCAGCGCCTGTTCGAGGGCGACGTGCAGCCTCCCATCGTCGGCATCGGCGTGCTGCTGGTGCTGTCGCTGCTGCCGTGGTCGAGCGGGGTCTGGTGGTTCGGCGGGCCGTTCTGGGGAGACCCGGGATGGGGCGAGATCGTCGGGCGCGTCGTGTGGACGCTCGTGGTGATCGGGGCGGCGGTCGCGCTGATCGTCGTGGCCGCGCGGAGCGGGGGCGTGCGGGATGCGGGAGTCGCGGGCCGTGGGTCCGCGGGCACGGGTGGGGTGCCGGGGGCCGGAGTGCCCGGATCGGGCGGCGACGGGGGTTCCGCGGCCGCGGCGACCGGTGGTGCGGCCTTCACGGGGTCGGCTCCGGCGACGGGCGGTTCCGGGGCGGGTGCTTCGGAGGCGAGCGCGTCCTCGGGCGCGGCCGCGACCACTGTGCCCCTGAACGACGACGCGGCCACCGGCTCCACCATCCCGCTCCCCTCGGCCTCCGCCGCGGATGCGACGGCGACCGCCGAGACGGTCCCCCTCCCGTCGGACGCGGCAGAGCGCCCGACGCTCGACATCGCCGCCGAGCCGAGCGCGCCTCCCGCGCCCGGTGTCGGCGCCACTGCCTCGGACGTGGCCGATTGGCAGGCGCGCCAGGAGCAGTGGAAGCGCGAGCACGCGCAGTGGAAGCAGCGCCTGGACGCCGACATGCGGGCGGTCAAGGCGCAGCGGGCGGCCGAGCTCCGGTCGCAGGCGGCGCAGGCGTCCGCGGAGTCGGCGGCGCGCCGGCAGGCGTACCGGGCCGCCAATCCTCGGGTCGGAGCCGGGATCGGCTGGCTCACGATCGGGCTCGCGCTGATCGCGGGCGCCCTGACCTCGGCGCTGTGGACGACGGTGACCGGGCTGTCCGGTTACAGCATCACCGCCGCCCTCGCAGCGGCGACGCTAGTGATCGGGCTCGTGGTGCTGATCGCCGGGCTGGCACGGCGCCGCAGCGGCTTCCTGATCACGCTCGGCATCATCCTCGCCGTGCTCACAGGTGTGAGCGCGTTCGCGCCGAACGGGGCGCGCGTCGCCTTCGACCCGTCGGCGGTGACGCCCGCGGACAGCAACGGGTGGACGCTGCAGCTCGACGACCTCCGCCTCCACCTGGAAGGGAACGACCGATGA
- the rplK gene encoding 50S ribosomal protein L11 codes for MAPKKKVTGLIKLQINAGAANPAPPIGPALGQHGVNIMEFCKAYNAATESQRGNVIPVEITVYEDRSFTFVLKTPPAAELIKKAAGVAKGSGVPHTTKVGKLTQEQVRQIAEQKMVDLNANDVDAASKIIAGTARSMGITVEA; via the coding sequence ATGGCACCGAAGAAGAAGGTCACCGGTCTGATCAAGCTTCAGATCAACGCCGGCGCCGCCAACCCCGCCCCGCCGATCGGTCCGGCGCTGGGTCAGCACGGCGTGAACATCATGGAGTTCTGCAAGGCGTACAACGCGGCGACCGAGTCGCAGCGCGGCAACGTCATCCCCGTCGAGATCACCGTCTACGAGGACCGTTCGTTCACGTTCGTCCTGAAGACCCCTCCGGCCGCCGAGCTGATCAAGAAGGCCGCCGGCGTCGCCAAGGGCTCCGGCGTCCCGCACACCACCAAGGTCGGCAAGCTGACCCAGGAGCAGGTGCGCCAGATCGCCGAGCAGAAGATGGTCGACCTGAACGCCAACGACGTCGACGCGGCGTCGAAGATCATCGCCGGCACGGCCCGCTCGATGGGCATCACCGTCGAGGCGTAA
- the secE gene encoding preprotein translocase subunit SecE → MARKVIDEPSEEIVANAKKERAARRNPFARIALFIRQVIGELKKVVTPTRKELFSYTGVVLVFVVIMMALVSFLDWVFGLGVVWVFGNPS, encoded by the coding sequence GTGGCCCGAAAAGTAATCGACGAGCCGAGCGAGGAGATCGTCGCCAACGCGAAGAAGGAGCGCGCTGCGCGCCGCAACCCCTTCGCGCGGATCGCCCTGTTCATCCGGCAGGTCATCGGCGAGCTCAAGAAGGTCGTCACGCCGACGCGCAAGGAGCTCTTCAGCTACACGGGAGTGGTCCTCGTCTTCGTGGTGATCATGATGGCCCTGGTGTCGTTCCTGGATTGGGTGTTCGGTCTGGGTGTGGTCTGGGTCTTCGGTAACCCGTCCTAG
- a CDS encoding RecQ family ATP-dependent DNA helicase, with protein MTGMSTTRDHAVSLLRALVGRPDADFHEGQFEAISALVDDRRRALVVQRTGWGKSAVYFVATMLLRERGAGPTILVSPLLALMRDQVAAAERAGVRAVTINSANRHEWSDVAARLAEDSVDVLLVSPERLNNPDFREQHLPDLVARSGLLVVDEAHCISDWGHDFRPDYRRLRDLIAALPSGVPVLATTATANERVVADVVEQLGGAAHDDVLTIRGPLARRSLRLGVQTLPDATARLAWLATNLGALPGSGIVYTLTVSAAEDTARVLRRAGIDAHAYTGQTDTAEREELEGRLKRNEVKALVATSALGMGFDKPDLGFVVHLGAPSSPVAYYQQVGRAGRATDNADVLLLPGPEDRAIWQYFATASMPSEEKATAVLAELGSEPLSTRALESRVDLRATTLELLLKVLDVDGAVRRVSGGWVATGEPWSYDRDRYERIAAAREAEQAAMLEYETTGECRMQFLQRSLDDPAAAPCGRCDNCAGVWYPSAIADEVSGSVTAVLSRAGVEVEPRKLWPTGADRLGVPVKGKIAPAEQARPGRVLARLTDLGWGGRLRELLADGVPDAPCPPEILAACIRVLADWDWEARPVAVATVPSRRRPIFIESLARGLADAGRLTYLGTLAPKGGGPTGGPGGNSAFRLAGVWDRFDAGGLAIPTNGPILLVDDLIDSRWTITVAARELLRAGAVGVLPFAAGVRG; from the coding sequence ATGACAGGCATGAGCACCACCAGAGACCACGCCGTCAGCCTCCTCCGCGCCCTCGTCGGGCGTCCCGACGCGGACTTCCACGAGGGGCAGTTCGAGGCGATCTCGGCCCTCGTCGACGATCGGCGACGCGCGCTCGTGGTGCAGCGCACGGGGTGGGGCAAGTCCGCGGTGTACTTCGTGGCGACGATGCTGCTCCGAGAACGCGGCGCGGGCCCGACCATCCTGGTGTCACCCCTGCTGGCCCTCATGCGCGACCAGGTGGCCGCGGCCGAGCGTGCCGGTGTGCGCGCGGTGACGATCAACTCCGCGAATCGGCACGAGTGGAGCGACGTGGCCGCACGGCTCGCTGAGGACTCGGTCGACGTGCTCCTGGTGTCGCCAGAGCGGTTGAACAACCCGGACTTCCGCGAGCAGCACCTGCCCGACCTCGTGGCGCGCAGTGGCCTGCTCGTGGTCGACGAGGCGCACTGCATCTCCGACTGGGGGCACGACTTCCGGCCGGACTACCGGCGGCTGCGCGACCTGATCGCCGCTCTGCCGAGCGGGGTGCCGGTGCTCGCCACCACGGCGACCGCCAACGAGCGCGTGGTGGCGGATGTCGTGGAGCAGCTCGGTGGGGCGGCGCACGACGACGTCCTGACGATCCGCGGCCCGCTCGCCAGGAGGTCGCTGCGACTCGGCGTGCAGACACTGCCCGACGCGACCGCCCGTCTCGCCTGGCTCGCCACGAACCTGGGCGCTCTGCCGGGCAGCGGCATCGTCTACACGCTGACGGTGTCCGCCGCCGAAGACACCGCGCGGGTGCTTCGGAGGGCCGGGATCGACGCGCACGCCTACACCGGCCAGACCGACACCGCCGAGCGCGAAGAGCTCGAGGGCAGGCTCAAGCGCAACGAGGTGAAGGCGCTGGTCGCGACCAGCGCGCTGGGCATGGGGTTCGATAAGCCCGACCTCGGCTTCGTCGTGCATCTCGGCGCCCCTTCGTCACCCGTGGCGTACTACCAGCAGGTCGGCAGGGCCGGGCGCGCGACCGACAACGCCGACGTGCTGCTGCTGCCGGGGCCGGAGGACAGGGCGATCTGGCAGTACTTCGCCACGGCCTCCATGCCCTCGGAGGAGAAGGCGACGGCGGTGCTCGCCGAGTTGGGCAGCGAGCCGCTCTCGACGCGGGCCCTCGAGAGCCGGGTCGACCTGCGGGCGACCACCCTGGAGCTGCTGCTGAAGGTGCTCGACGTCGACGGCGCCGTGCGCCGCGTCTCCGGCGGCTGGGTCGCGACCGGTGAGCCGTGGAGCTACGACCGCGACCGCTACGAGCGGATCGCCGCCGCGCGCGAGGCCGAGCAGGCGGCCATGCTCGAGTACGAGACGACCGGGGAATGCCGCATGCAGTTCCTCCAGAGGTCATTGGACGATCCGGCGGCCGCGCCGTGCGGCCGTTGCGACAACTGCGCGGGCGTCTGGTATCCGAGCGCGATCGCCGACGAGGTCAGCGGGTCGGTCACCGCCGTGCTGTCTCGCGCCGGGGTGGAGGTCGAGCCGCGCAAGCTGTGGCCGACCGGCGCAGACCGTCTCGGTGTGCCGGTCAAGGGCAAGATCGCACCGGCGGAGCAGGCGCGCCCGGGCCGCGTGCTCGCGCGCCTGACCGACCTCGGCTGGGGTGGGAGGCTGCGCGAGCTGCTGGCGGATGGCGTGCCGGACGCCCCCTGCCCGCCAGAGATCCTCGCCGCCTGCATCCGCGTGCTCGCCGATTGGGACTGGGAGGCCCGCCCGGTGGCTGTGGCCACCGTCCCGTCGCGGCGGCGTCCGATCTTCATCGAGTCGCTCGCCCGCGGACTGGCGGACGCGGGCAGGCTCACCTACCTGGGCACGCTCGCCCCGAAGGGTGGCGGCCCGACCGGAGGGCCCGGCGGCAACAGCGCCTTCCGGCTGGCCGGCGTGTGGGACCGGTTCGACGCCGGCGGACTCGCCATCCCGACGAACGGCCCGATCCTCCTCGTGGACGACCTGATCGACAGCCGCTGGACGATTACCGTCGCCGCACGAGAACTGCTGCGCGCGGGAGCGGTGGGGGTGCTGCCGTTCGCGGCGGGGGTGCGGGGGTAG
- the rplA gene encoding 50S ribosomal protein L1, with product MAQKSKAYRAAAEKIEAGKFYTPTEAVTLARETGSSKFDSTVEVALKLGVDPRKADQMVRGTVILPHGTGKTARVIVFANGPAAEAAIAAGADEVGGADLIEKVAGGYTDFDAAVAVPELMGQVGRLGKVLGPRGLMPNPKTGTVTPDVAKAVSDIKGGKIEFRVDKHANVHFVVGKAGFTAEQLDENIKTALEEVVRLKPSAAKGRYIQKGAVSTTFGPGIPLDVNAI from the coding sequence ATGGCACAGAAGTCCAAGGCCTACCGGGCCGCGGCCGAGAAGATCGAGGCCGGAAAGTTCTACACCCCCACCGAGGCCGTCACCCTCGCGCGTGAGACGGGCTCGAGCAAGTTCGACTCGACCGTCGAGGTCGCGCTGAAGCTGGGCGTCGACCCCCGCAAGGCGGACCAGATGGTCCGCGGTACCGTCATCCTTCCTCACGGTACGGGCAAGACCGCCCGCGTCATCGTGTTCGCGAACGGTCCGGCGGCCGAGGCCGCGATCGCCGCGGGCGCTGACGAGGTCGGCGGCGCCGACCTCATCGAGAAGGTCGCCGGCGGCTACACCGACTTCGACGCGGCGGTCGCCGTGCCGGAGCTCATGGGCCAGGTCGGTCGTCTCGGCAAGGTGCTCGGCCCGCGCGGTCTGATGCCGAACCCGAAGACCGGCACCGTGACCCCGGACGTCGCCAAGGCCGTCTCGGACATCAAGGGTGGAAAGATCGAGTTCCGCGTCGACAAGCACGCCAACGTGCACTTCGTCGTGGGCAAGGCCGGCTTCACCGCCGAGCAGCTCGACGAGAACATCAAGACCGCTCTCGAGGAGGTCGTGCGTCTCAAGCCGTCCGCCGCGAAGGGCCGCTACATCCAGAAGGGCGCCGTCTCGACCACGTTCGGCCCGGGCATCCCGCTGGACGTCAACGCGATCTGA
- a CDS encoding ATP-binding protein, which translates to MTPTASVAGGAPRPEPRAPLGRPRAPLARPRDCVIGGVSVAVADHLGWPVAAVRWIFAGSSLLGGAGVLLYLWLWALTTLRPASADDPAEGVRRRVHVPWVLGVAGAVSGVVTVVLVASGAGGSGVGALAATILLIVAAVSWDQLVEDDSMMPAPLTATAFRLTAGAFLVGLALLLGVLQNGAGTGPLWLGIVAAAFAGAAVLVAPWALRLWRELIAERTARIKEEQRAEMAAHLHDSVLQTLALIQNRAGAASEVGRIARAQERELRDWLYADAAHSPERDEADLAAELHAAAAALEVDHAVHFDIVTVGEPVRGAPPELAAAAREAMLNAARHAGGEVSVYVESASGSADVFVRDRGPGFDVEALPEGRLGVRESIIGRMRRAGGRATVTRRPTGTEVHLGIEIQPSDDSGSETP; encoded by the coding sequence ATGACCCCGACCGCATCCGTCGCCGGCGGCGCGCCCCGCCCCGAGCCGCGCGCCCCGCTCGGCCGACCGCGCGCGCCGCTCGCCCGGCCGCGCGACTGCGTGATCGGCGGCGTCTCCGTCGCGGTCGCCGACCACCTCGGCTGGCCCGTGGCGGCGGTGCGCTGGATCTTCGCCGGCAGCTCGCTGCTCGGTGGAGCGGGGGTCCTCCTCTATCTCTGGTTGTGGGCGTTGACGACGCTCCGCCCGGCGTCCGCTGACGATCCGGCGGAGGGCGTCCGCCGCCGCGTGCACGTGCCCTGGGTGCTCGGAGTGGCCGGCGCGGTCTCCGGCGTCGTCACCGTCGTGCTCGTCGCATCCGGCGCCGGGGGATCGGGCGTCGGCGCGCTCGCCGCCACCATCCTCCTGATCGTCGCGGCGGTCAGCTGGGATCAGCTCGTCGAGGACGACAGCATGATGCCCGCGCCGCTCACCGCGACCGCGTTCCGCCTCACGGCCGGGGCCTTCCTGGTCGGGCTGGCGCTGCTCCTCGGCGTGCTCCAGAACGGCGCAGGAACCGGCCCGCTGTGGCTCGGCATCGTCGCGGCGGCATTCGCGGGAGCCGCCGTCCTGGTCGCGCCGTGGGCGCTCCGGCTCTGGCGCGAGCTGATCGCCGAGCGCACGGCCCGCATCAAGGAGGAGCAGCGTGCGGAGATGGCGGCGCACCTCCACGACTCCGTGCTGCAGACCCTCGCCCTGATCCAGAACCGCGCGGGTGCGGCGAGCGAGGTCGGGCGCATCGCCCGGGCCCAGGAGCGCGAGCTGCGCGACTGGCTCTACGCCGACGCGGCGCACTCGCCGGAGCGCGACGAGGCGGACCTCGCCGCCGAGCTGCACGCGGCCGCGGCGGCGCTCGAGGTCGACCACGCCGTCCACTTCGACATCGTCACGGTGGGGGAGCCGGTGCGGGGCGCGCCGCCCGAGCTGGCCGCCGCCGCACGGGAGGCGATGCTGAACGCCGCACGGCACGCCGGCGGCGAGGTGTCCGTGTACGTCGAGAGCGCCTCCGGCTCGGCCGACGTGTTCGTGCGCGACCGCGGTCCCGGCTTCGACGTGGAGGCGCTCCCCGAGGGCAGGCTCGGCGTGCGCGAGTCGATCATCGGCCGGATGCGGCGCGCAGGAGGCCGGGCGACCGTCACGCGGCGGCCCACCGGCACCGAGGTCCACCTCGGCATCGAGATCCAGCCCAGCGACGACTCCGGGAGCGAGACCCCATGA
- a CDS encoding LuxR C-terminal-related transcriptional regulator, whose amino-acid sequence MTDSTPADGTQPAAADPITVVIVDDHSIFRSGLRADLDERVRVVAEAADVEAAVAAITASRPAVVLLDVHLPGGAGGGGAEVVRRTSAACPDTRFLALSVSDAAEDVVGVIRAGARGYLTKGSSGGQVSDAVVAVAGGDAVFSPRLAGFVLDAFGAAAGEQAESTDELDRLSAREREVMRLIARGYAYKEVAAELFISIKTVETHVSAVLRKLQLSSRHELTAWALERKLL is encoded by the coding sequence ATGACAGACAGCACCCCCGCCGACGGCACGCAGCCGGCGGCAGCAGACCCCATCACGGTCGTGATCGTCGACGACCACTCGATCTTCCGCTCCGGCCTGCGTGCCGACCTCGACGAGCGCGTGCGGGTCGTGGCAGAGGCCGCCGATGTGGAGGCCGCGGTCGCCGCGATCACCGCCTCCCGTCCCGCCGTGGTGCTGCTCGACGTGCACCTTCCCGGCGGCGCGGGAGGCGGGGGAGCGGAGGTCGTGCGCCGCACGTCCGCCGCGTGCCCCGACACCCGCTTCCTCGCGCTGAGCGTCTCGGACGCGGCGGAGGATGTGGTCGGCGTCATCCGCGCCGGCGCCCGCGGCTACCTCACCAAGGGCAGCTCCGGCGGCCAGGTGAGCGACGCCGTCGTCGCCGTCGCCGGCGGCGACGCGGTGTTCTCGCCACGGCTCGCCGGCTTCGTGCTGGACGCCTTCGGCGCGGCGGCGGGGGAGCAGGCCGAGTCCACGGACGAGCTCGACCGCCTGTCGGCGCGCGAGCGCGAGGTCATGCGGCTCATCGCCCGCGGGTACGCGTACAAGGAGGTGGCCGCCGAGCTCTTCATCTCCATCAAGACGGTCGAGACGCACGTCTCCGCCGTGCTGCGCAAGCTGCAGCTGTCGTCGCGGCACGAGCTGACCGCGTGGGCGCTGGAGCGCAAGCTGCTCTGA